A part of Cataglyphis hispanica isolate Lineage 1 chromosome 7, ULB_Chis1_1.0, whole genome shotgun sequence genomic DNA contains:
- the LOC126851065 gene encoding 3-hydroxyacyl-CoA dehydrogenase type-2: MLKGTVALVTGGASGLGRGTVERFIKQGAKAVIADLPASKGKTVAEELGENALFAPVDVTSESDIQAALDLTKQKFGKLDVLVNAAGIAIAFKTYNSNKKLPHKLEDFSKVIQVNTIGTFNAIRLSVGLMIENTPNQDGQRGVIVNTASVAAFDGQIGQAAYSASKGAVVGMTLPIARDLSKDGIRVVTIAPGLFDTPLLMALPEKVRTFLAKSVPFPQRLGNPEEYAMLVQQIVENPLLNGETIRLDGALRMQA, encoded by the exons ATGTTGAAG ggtACTGTAGCTTTGGTAACTGGTGGTGCCTCCGGATTGGGCCGTGGTACTGTAGAACGATTTATCAAACAAGGGGCAAAGGCAGTTATTGCCGATTTGCCTGCTTCAAAAGGCAAAACTGTAGCTGAAGAACTAGGAGAGAATGCATTATTTGCACCTGTGgat GTAACTTCAGAATCAGATATCCAAGCTGCCCTTGAtcttacaaaacaaaaatttggcAAACTCGATGTCCTAGTTAATGCTGCTGGTATTGCCATCGCTTTCAAGACATACAACAGCAATAAAAAACTCCCTCACAAACTGGAGGACTTTTCTAAAGTTATTCAAGTCAATACTATTGGTACTTTTAATGCCATACGTCTTTCTGTTGGTCTAATGATTGAAAATACCCCTAATCAAGATGGTCAAAGAGGTGTAATTGTTAATACTGCAAGTGTTGCAGCATTTGATGGCCAAATAGGTCAAGCTGCTTATTCTGCTTCGAAAGGAGCAGTTGTAG gaATGACCTTACCAATCGCTCGCGACCTTTCCAAGGATGGAATTCGTGTCGTGACAATTGCTCCAGGACTTTTTGACACTCCGTTATTGATGGCACTGCCAGAAAAGGTGCGAACTTTTCTAGCAAAGAGCGTTCCCTTCCCTCAAAGATTAGGGAATCCTGAAGAGTATGCAATGTTGGTGCAGCAGATTGTGGAAAATCCGCTACTGAATGGGGAGACAATTAGATTGGATGGTGCTCTGAGAATGCAAgcttaa